In Bacteroidales bacterium, one genomic interval encodes:
- a CDS encoding YigZ family protein, producing the protein MKTSVRQIESNVSFAYHEKNSRFIGLAFPIYSEKEAQNMWNAVRKKYYKADHFPYAYIIGVEKEIQKSSDDGEPSGTAGKPILNVLLSKDLTYTMVVVVRYFGGIKLGTSGLKNAFKTTTQFTLESANVVQRIVTMKMELFVPYQKVHVFYSFQQQKNFLILEQDYQSLESKFVIAIPISFLDELKSFFSLHNFFFIEKEIYLW; encoded by the coding sequence ATGAAAACAAGTGTCCGGCAAATTGAAAGTAACGTATCGTTTGCATATCACGAAAAAAATAGTAGATTCATCGGCTTGGCATTTCCTATTTACTCTGAAAAAGAAGCACAAAATATGTGGAATGCTGTAAGAAAAAAATACTATAAGGCTGATCATTTTCCATATGCATATATTATTGGAGTCGAGAAAGAAATTCAAAAGAGTAGCGACGACGGAGAACCTTCTGGAACCGCAGGGAAACCCATACTAAACGTTTTGCTATCTAAAGATCTTACTTATACTATGGTAGTCGTAGTTAGATATTTCGGTGGGATAAAATTGGGAACTTCGGGATTGAAGAATGCTTTTAAAACAACAACACAATTTACGCTGGAATCAGCAAATGTGGTGCAGCGAATTGTTACAATGAAAATGGAATTGTTTGTTCCATATCAAAAAGTACATGTTTTTTATTCGTTCCAACAGCAGAAGAATTTCTTAATTCTCGAACAAGATTATCAGAGTTTAGAATCAAAGTTTGTTATAGCAATTCCTATTAGCTTTTTAGATGAATTGAAAAGTTTTTTTTCACTTCATAATTTCTTTTTTATAGAGAAAGAAATCTATTTGTGGTAA
- the thpR gene encoding RNA 2',3'-cyclic phosphodiesterase, translated as MKPYNCSCVKRLFIGIPVAVSMSFRNNFLKLREKFNEVIIANWTRIEQWHITLHFFGEISTDKIPSIINCIKISYENLIAQKVNIKQIGFFGKVSNPRVIWLGIEPDKEIIFFSRLLSESLYEQGYEVDQRAFSPHITLARIKRVKDLKAFHELINVHFDAIFDVVVLDKVVLYESILNSHGSTYVPLFTMSLKAV; from the coding sequence ATGAAACCTTATAATTGTTCTTGTGTAAAGCGTTTATTTATTGGAATTCCCGTAGCTGTTAGTATGTCTTTTAGAAATAATTTTTTGAAATTACGTGAGAAATTTAATGAAGTAATTATTGCAAACTGGACAAGAATAGAGCAATGGCATATCACTTTACACTTTTTCGGTGAAATATCAACAGATAAAATACCTTCAATTATCAATTGCATCAAGATATCCTATGAAAATTTAATTGCTCAGAAGGTTAATATTAAACAAATTGGGTTTTTTGGAAAAGTTAGTAATCCTCGAGTTATATGGTTGGGAATTGAACCAGATAAAGAAATTATCTTTTTTTCAAGATTACTTTCCGAATCACTTTATGAACAAGGCTACGAGGTGGATCAAAGAGCTTTTTCTCCTCATATAACCCTTGCTCGAATTAAGAGAGTCAAGGATTTAAAGGCTTTTCATGAGTTGATTAATGTCCATTTTGATGCTATTTTTGATGTTGTTGTGTTAGATAAAGTGGTTTTATATGAAAGTATCTTAAATTCTCATGGCTCCACTTATGTTCCACTGTTTACAATGTCATTAAAGGCTGTCTGA
- the ribD gene encoding bifunctional diaminohydroxyphosphoribosylaminopyrimidine deaminase/5-amino-6-(5-phosphoribosylamino)uracil reductase RibD, with protein sequence MKRDDELDELFIQRCLTLAHGGIGLVEPNPYVGCVVVKEGKIIGEGFHFQFGGPHAEVLAIQSIKEKSNFDDAVLYVNLEPCSHYGKTPPCTDLIIQKGFRRVVIAMEDPNPLVNGNGIRRLREAGIDVKVGVCKDDALRLNRSFVTFHKQKRPYIILKWAQTRDGFIDILLTSRQRNSYWISSSLTDILTHSWRAREQAIMIGAHTLLKDDPQLTVRHFAGRNPLRIIMTSTLIKEEQIKKFKIYQAKSPILIFNPHISQKIQHVEWVKIPFNHEVLEHICDELYKRNIQSVIVEGGKQLLESFIRSNLWDEARVIVGNKRFYQGLVAPLLNNSKLVKTRFFDSDIIFYYKPL encoded by the coding sequence ATGAAAAGGGATGACGAATTAGATGAATTGTTTATTCAGAGATGCCTAACCTTGGCTCATGGTGGGATAGGACTTGTGGAACCCAACCCTTATGTGGGTTGTGTTGTTGTTAAAGAAGGAAAAATCATTGGGGAAGGGTTTCATTTTCAATTCGGTGGTCCGCATGCGGAAGTTCTTGCCATTCAATCAATCAAAGAGAAATCAAATTTCGATGACGCTGTTTTATACGTAAATCTTGAACCTTGTTCACATTATGGAAAAACCCCACCCTGTACCGATCTAATTATTCAAAAAGGTTTTCGACGTGTAGTTATAGCCATGGAAGATCCAAATCCATTGGTCAATGGGAATGGTATTCGTAGATTGAGAGAAGCCGGCATAGATGTAAAGGTGGGGGTATGCAAAGATGATGCTTTAAGACTTAATCGTAGTTTTGTGACTTTTCACAAGCAAAAACGCCCATATATTATCCTCAAGTGGGCTCAAACCAGAGATGGCTTTATAGATATTTTATTGACTTCCCGTCAAAGAAACAGCTATTGGATCAGTTCATCATTGACCGATATACTAACTCATAGCTGGCGTGCACGTGAACAAGCCATTATGATAGGTGCACATACTCTTTTGAAAGATGATCCCCAGCTAACCGTACGGCATTTTGCAGGAAGAAATCCTTTGCGAATCATTATGACTTCTACTTTAATTAAAGAAGAGCAAATCAAAAAATTTAAAATATATCAGGCTAAAAGTCCAATTTTAATCTTTAATCCTCATATTTCACAAAAAATTCAACATGTTGAATGGGTCAAAATACCTTTTAATCATGAGGTTTTAGAGCACATATGCGACGAACTTTATAAGCGTAATATTCAAAGCGTAATTGTTGAAGGAGGAAAGCAATTGCTTGAAAGCTTTATACGGTCGAATCTTTGGGATGAAGCCAGGGTAATTGTGGGGAATAAGCGATTTTATCAGGGTCTGGTCGCACCACTCCTCAATAACAGTAAATTAGTCAAAACTCGTTTTTTTGATTCGGATATAATTTTTTATTATAAGCCTTTGTGA